The Salvelinus namaycush isolate Seneca chromosome 28, SaNama_1.0, whole genome shotgun sequence genome contains a region encoding:
- the LOC120023489 gene encoding arginase-2, mitochondrial-like, with protein sequence MALRGPLRRLLRTQLNNTCQSRAHSVAVLGAPFSKGQKRRGVEHGPKAIRDAGLIERLSNLDYPVHDFGDLSFQHLEKDEPYMNVPFPRTVGRANKLLSGAVSNAVGAGHTTIMLGGDHSLAIGSVEGHARQCPDLCLIWVDAHADINTPLTSPSGNLHGQSVAFMLKELQNKMPELPGFSWMKPFLSAKDLVYIGLRDVDPGEYDILKDLGIQYFTMRDIDRLGIQRVMEVTFDHLLSRKQRPIHLSFDIDAMDPSLAPATGTPVNGGLTYREGIWITEEIHNTGLLSVMDLVEVNPALGASREAVASTASMAVDVIASSLGQTREGGPITQESQTLKDDTEQLRL encoded by the exons ATGGCTTTGAGAGGCCCACTGCGTCGTCTTCTACGGACTCAACTCAACAATACCTGTCAGAGCAGAGCTCATTCTGTGGCTGTTTTAGGAGCCCCATTTTCAAAAGGACAG AAAAGGAGAGGGGTGGAGCATGGACCCAAAGCCATCAGGGATGCCGGTCTGATCGAGAGGCTTTCAAATCTAG ATTACCCAGTACATGACTTTGGAGACCTGAGCTTCCAGCATCTGGAGAAGGACGAGCCCTACATGAATGTCCCCTTCCCTCGCACTGTGGGCAGAGCTAACAAACTGCTGTCAGGGGCCGTCAGCAACGCTGTGGGAGCCGGACACACTACCATCATGCTGGGAGGAGACCACAG CTTGGCCATTGGTTCAGTGGAAGGCCACGCCCGGCAGTGTCCTGACCTGTGTCTGATCTGGGTCGACGCCCACGCTGACATAAACACGCCCCTCACCTCGCCCTCAGGGAACCTTCACGGACAGTCGGTTGCCTTCATGCTCAAAGAGCTGCAGAACAAG ATGCCAGAGCTGCCAGGGTTCAGCTGGATGAAGCCCTTCCTGTCAGCCAAGGACCTGGTCTACATTGGCCTGAGAGACGTCGACCCTGGAGAGTA CGACATCCTAAAGGACTTGGGTATCCAGTACTTCACAATGAGAGACATCGACAGGCTCGGCATTCAGAGAGTCATGGAAGTCACTTTTGACCACCTCTTGTCAAG GAAGCAGCGGCCGATCCATCTGAGTTTTGACATTGATGCGATGGACCCGTCTTTGGCCCCGGCCACAGGAACACCAGTAAACGGAGGTCTGACCTACAGAGAAGGAATCTGGATCACAGAGGAGATCCACAACACAG GGTTGTTGTCGGTGATGGACCTTGTGGAGGTCAACCCAGCCCTGGGGGCGAGTCGTGAGGCGGTGGCGAGCACCGCTTCCATGGCGGTGGATGTCATCGCATCATCCCTGGGCCAGACCCGCGAGGGAGGTCCCATCACCCAGGAGTCGCAAACGCTCAAAGACGACACGGAACAGCTTCGACTCTAG